The following proteins come from a genomic window of Microbacterium sulfonylureivorans:
- the recF gene encoding DNA replication/repair protein RecF (All proteins in this family for which functions are known are DNA-binding proteins that assist the filamentation of RecA onto DNA for the initiation of recombination or recombinational repair.), which translates to MIVEQLSLVDFRNYAVAEVSLGRGPNVFVGRNGQGKTNLAEAIGYFATLGSHRVSNDAPMVRDGADAAIIRARLAHGDRQVLLEVQLNRQGSNKARVNGAPVKPAELPRYAQVVLFAPEDLQIVRGDPSARRRFADQLLVQRSPRMAGVLADYDRVLRQRTALLKSAKARGIRGDALTTLDVWDDKLVALGTELIEARLGLAADLAAPLAAAYTAIAGADHRPEAEWALSVSGSDPEEGTDAPVAEASGSRIADLFRQALAARRSAELDRGLTLVGPHRDDLVLRVRGLPVKGYASHGESWSVALALRLASAELLRAESRLGDPVLILDDVFAELDTDRRARLAQLAGGYEQVVVTAAVEEDVPAALRARIVRVEGGTIVEAEDA; encoded by the coding sequence GTGATCGTGGAGCAGCTGAGTCTCGTGGACTTCCGCAACTACGCGGTCGCCGAGGTCTCGCTGGGTCGGGGTCCGAACGTCTTCGTCGGCCGCAACGGGCAGGGCAAGACCAATCTGGCTGAGGCCATCGGCTATTTCGCGACCCTCGGGTCTCATCGCGTGTCGAACGACGCACCGATGGTGCGCGACGGAGCGGATGCCGCGATCATCCGGGCGAGACTCGCCCACGGCGACCGGCAGGTGCTCCTCGAGGTCCAACTCAATCGCCAGGGTTCGAACAAGGCCCGGGTCAACGGCGCACCCGTGAAGCCGGCAGAACTTCCCCGCTACGCGCAGGTCGTGCTGTTCGCCCCCGAAGACCTGCAGATCGTCCGCGGCGATCCGTCGGCACGTCGACGGTTCGCCGACCAGCTTCTCGTGCAGCGTTCCCCTCGGATGGCCGGGGTACTGGCCGATTACGATCGCGTCCTCAGACAGCGCACCGCCCTGCTGAAGTCGGCGAAGGCGCGCGGAATCCGCGGTGACGCGCTGACGACCCTCGACGTCTGGGACGACAAGCTCGTGGCGCTGGGCACCGAGCTCATCGAGGCCCGCCTCGGACTCGCCGCCGATCTGGCGGCACCCCTGGCGGCGGCGTACACGGCCATCGCGGGCGCCGACCACCGCCCCGAGGCCGAGTGGGCACTGTCGGTGTCGGGCTCCGATCCCGAAGAGGGCACCGATGCTCCGGTGGCCGAGGCATCCGGGTCCCGCATCGCGGATCTCTTCCGCCAGGCGCTCGCCGCCCGTCGCAGCGCAGAGCTCGACCGCGGACTGACGTTGGTCGGCCCGCACCGCGACGACCTCGTCCTCCGCGTCCGGGGCCTTCCCGTGAAGGGATACGCGTCGCACGGCGAATCGTGGTCGGTCGCCCTCGCGCTGCGCCTCGCCTCGGCGGAGCTCCTTCGTGCGGAGTCCCGCCTCGGCGACCCCGTCCTGATCCTCGACGACGTCTTCGCCGAACTCGACACCGATCGTCGCGCGCGGCTCGCCCAGCTCGCCGGCGGCTACGAGCAGGTGGTCGTGACCGCCGCGGTGGAGGAGGATGTCCCCGCGGCACTTCGCGCGCGCATCGTGCGTGTCGAGGGCGGCACGATCGTGGAGGCGGAGGATGCCTGA
- a CDS encoding DUF721 domain-containing protein, giving the protein MPDPGARQGDAASVPSVPAQAIPETVATYLRLRGLEPSARSYRKRRRRADDDENAPFTPGRDPRGVADVLSALTREAGWDKELAREDVVRAWSDVAGEDTAGHTRPVAFSEGTLTVQADSTAWAKQLQLMRAHILSEIVRRFPDAGVDAIRFIGPDVPSWKWGPRTIPGRGPRDTYG; this is encoded by the coding sequence ATGCCTGATCCCGGCGCGCGTCAGGGGGACGCGGCATCCGTTCCGTCGGTACCGGCACAAGCGATCCCGGAGACCGTCGCGACGTACCTCCGCCTGCGCGGACTCGAGCCGTCCGCGCGGTCGTATCGCAAGCGCCGCCGACGCGCCGACGACGATGAGAACGCCCCGTTCACGCCCGGGCGCGACCCCCGCGGCGTCGCCGATGTGCTTTCGGCGCTCACCCGAGAAGCGGGCTGGGACAAGGAGCTCGCCCGAGAGGACGTCGTCCGCGCGTGGTCCGACGTCGCCGGCGAGGACACCGCGGGGCACACCCGGCCGGTCGCGTTCTCGGAGGGCACGCTGACCGTTCAGGCGGACTCCACGGCATGGGCCAAGCAGCTGCAGCTGATGCGCGCGCACATCCTGTCGGAGATCGTCCGGCGGTTCCCCGACGCCGGCGTCGACGCGATCCGCTTCATCGGGCCGGACGTCCCCTCCTGGAAATGGGGTCCCAGAACGATTCCAGGGCGTGGCCCGCGCGATACCTACGGCTGA
- the gyrB gene encoding DNA topoisomerase (ATP-hydrolyzing) subunit B: MTSVNPDSVPEEPDARSAETVPNEYGADAIQVLEGLEAVRKRPGMYIGSTGARGLHHLVQEIVDNSVDEALAGFCDTIDVTILVDGGVRVIDNGRGIPVGMHRTEGKSTVEVVLTVLHAGGKFGGGGYAVSGGLHGVGSSVVNALSTRLEVEVKREDHVWRQSYRDGGQPVSPLEKGEKSSETGTTITFWPDATIFDTVDFDYDTLRTRFQQMAFLNKGLRITLRDERPEGLVDVTEPGETDKGLQQRHDSFLYERGLVDYVEHLNKVRHADVVNDEIIDFESEDTDRKIALELAMQWTTSYTENVFTYANTINTHEGGTHEEGFRAALTTLVNKYARANNLLKEKDDNLTGEDIREGLTAVLSVKLSEPQFEGQTKTKLGNTEAKAFVQKVVGDQLGDWFDRNPVQAKNVIRKAIDAATARLAARKARETARRKSVFESAAMPDKLKDCTSKDPSISEIFLVEGDSAGGSAVQGRDPHTQAILALRGKILNVERARLDRALGNKEVQAMIQAFGTGIGEDFDIEKARYHKIVLMADADVDGQHITTLLLTLLFRYMRGLIEAGFVYLAQPPLYRLKWSNAPHEYVYSDRERDALLTDGAAGGKRIPKDNGIQRYKGLGEMNDKELWETTMDPETRTLKQVTIDDAAAADEIFTILMGEDVESRRGFIQRNAKDVRFLDI, from the coding sequence ATGACGTCCGTGAACCCCGACAGCGTTCCCGAAGAACCCGACGCACGATCCGCTGAGACGGTTCCGAACGAGTACGGGGCCGACGCCATCCAGGTGCTCGAGGGCCTCGAAGCGGTGCGCAAGCGACCCGGTATGTACATCGGCTCCACCGGTGCGCGCGGCCTCCACCACCTCGTGCAGGAGATCGTCGACAACTCCGTCGACGAGGCGCTGGCGGGGTTCTGCGACACGATCGACGTGACGATCCTGGTCGACGGCGGTGTGCGCGTGATCGACAACGGCCGCGGCATCCCCGTGGGCATGCATCGCACCGAGGGCAAGTCGACCGTCGAGGTCGTCCTCACCGTGCTCCACGCCGGCGGAAAGTTCGGCGGTGGCGGCTATGCGGTCTCGGGCGGACTGCACGGCGTCGGCTCGTCGGTGGTGAACGCGCTGTCGACCCGCCTCGAGGTCGAGGTCAAGCGCGAGGACCACGTGTGGCGTCAGTCGTACCGCGACGGCGGCCAGCCCGTGTCCCCGCTCGAGAAGGGCGAGAAGAGCAGCGAGACCGGAACGACGATCACGTTCTGGCCCGACGCCACGATCTTCGACACCGTCGACTTCGACTACGACACCCTCCGCACGCGCTTCCAGCAGATGGCGTTCCTCAACAAGGGGCTGCGGATCACCCTCCGCGACGAGCGCCCCGAGGGCCTCGTCGACGTGACCGAGCCCGGCGAGACCGACAAGGGCCTGCAGCAGCGGCATGACAGCTTCCTCTACGAGCGGGGCCTCGTCGACTACGTCGAGCACCTCAACAAGGTGCGCCACGCGGATGTCGTCAACGACGAGATCATCGACTTCGAGTCGGAGGACACCGACCGCAAGATCGCCCTCGAGCTCGCGATGCAGTGGACCACGAGCTACACCGAGAACGTGTTCACCTACGCGAACACGATCAACACGCACGAGGGCGGCACCCACGAAGAGGGCTTCCGCGCCGCGCTGACGACGCTGGTCAACAAGTACGCGCGCGCGAACAACCTGCTCAAGGAGAAGGACGACAACCTGACGGGTGAAGACATCCGCGAGGGGCTCACGGCCGTGCTGTCGGTCAAGCTCTCCGAGCCTCAGTTCGAGGGTCAGACGAAGACCAAGCTCGGCAACACGGAGGCGAAGGCGTTCGTGCAGAAGGTCGTCGGCGATCAGCTCGGCGACTGGTTCGACCGCAACCCGGTGCAGGCGAAGAACGTGATCCGCAAGGCGATCGACGCCGCGACCGCGCGTCTCGCCGCCCGCAAGGCGCGTGAGACCGCCCGCCGGAAGAGCGTCTTCGAGTCGGCCGCGATGCCTGACAAGCTGAAGGACTGCACGAGCAAGGACCCGTCGATCAGTGAGATCTTCCTCGTCGAGGGAGACTCGGCCGGCGGCTCGGCCGTGCAGGGACGCGACCCGCACACCCAGGCGATCCTGGCGCTGCGAGGGAAGATCCTCAACGTCGAGCGTGCACGGCTGGACCGCGCGCTCGGCAACAAGGAAGTCCAGGCGATGATCCAGGCCTTCGGCACGGGTATCGGCGAGGACTTCGACATCGAGAAGGCGCGGTACCACAAGATCGTGCTGATGGCCGATGCCGACGTGGACGGCCAGCACATCACGACCCTGCTGCTCACCCTGCTGTTCCGCTACATGCGCGGTCTCATCGAGGCCGGTTTCGTCTACCTCGCGCAGCCGCCGCTCTACCGTCTCAAGTGGTCGAATGCGCCGCACGAGTACGTCTACAGCGACCGTGAGCGTGACGCACTGCTCACCGATGGCGCAGCCGGCGGCAAGCGGATCCCGAAGGACAACGGCATCCAGCGCTACAAGGGTCTCGGCGAGATGAACGACAAGGAGCTCTGGGAGACGACGATGGACCCCGAGACCCGCACCCTCAAGCAGGTGACGATCGACGACGCCGCCGCGGCGGACGAGATCTTCACGATCCTGATGGGCGAGGACGTCGAGTCCCGCCGCGGGTTCATCCAGCGCAACGCCAAAGACGTCCGCTTCCTCGACATCTGA
- the gyrA gene encoding DNA gyrase subunit A, with translation MTDEDRPAAPAHNHGHIDQVDLQSEMQRSYLDYAMSVIVGRALPRVEDGLKPVHRRVIYGMYDGGFRPDKSFSKCARVVGEVMGHYHPHGDAPIYDALVRLVQPWSLRYPLAQGQGNFGSPGNQGAAAPRYTETKMAQLALEMVRDIEEDTVDFQDNYDGQTQEPVVLPARFPNLLVNGSVGIAVGMATNIPPHNLREVSSGALWALENPDATREELLEALMERIPGPDFPTHAQILGTKGIKDAYRTGRGSITMRAVVNVEEIQGRTCLVITELPYQVNPDNVAVKISDLAREGKITGIADIRDESSGRTGQRLVIVLKRDAVAKVVLNNLYKHTQLQENFGANMLAIVDGVPRTLPLDGFISYWIDHQIEVIVRRTRFRLRKAEERMHILRGYLKALDALDEVIALIRRSPTVDDARDGLKSLLDIDDIQADAILTMQLRRLAALERQKIIDEANELELQIADFQAILADPIRQRTIIRDELTGIVDKFGDDRRTQILPGFDGDMSIEDLIPEEEMVVTVTRDGYIKRTRSDNYRQQHRGGKGVKGAQLRADDVVEHFFVTTTHHWLLFFTTKGRVYRAKTYEVPEAGRDAKGQHVANLLALQPGEEIAQILDIRDYKVATYLVLATRNGLVKKTRLEEYDTNRQGGIIAIKLRGDAADDSPDGDAGEGSDELVSALMVDEGDDILLISRRGMSLRFSATDGALRPMGRSTSGVKGMDFREGDSLLSASVAQDDEYVFVVTEGGYAKRTAVDQYRVQNRGGLGIKVAKLNEDRGVLAGGLIVSEDDEVLVVLASGKVVRSAVAEVPAKGRDTMGVVFARAADEDRIIAIARNGERGLAENAEAADEESGTPEASPETPEESTDA, from the coding sequence ATGACTGACGAAGACCGCCCCGCCGCTCCCGCGCACAACCACGGTCACATCGACCAGGTAGACCTGCAGTCGGAGATGCAGCGCAGCTACCTCGACTACGCGATGAGCGTCATCGTCGGTCGCGCGCTCCCGCGCGTCGAGGACGGCCTCAAGCCGGTCCACCGTCGCGTCATCTACGGCATGTACGACGGCGGCTTCCGTCCCGACAAGTCGTTCTCGAAGTGCGCCCGCGTCGTCGGCGAGGTGATGGGCCACTATCACCCGCACGGTGACGCGCCCATCTATGACGCCCTCGTGCGCCTCGTCCAGCCGTGGTCGCTGCGGTACCCGCTCGCCCAGGGTCAGGGCAACTTCGGATCCCCCGGCAACCAGGGCGCGGCCGCCCCCCGGTACACCGAGACCAAGATGGCCCAGCTCGCGCTCGAGATGGTGCGCGACATCGAGGAAGACACCGTCGACTTCCAGGACAACTACGACGGCCAGACCCAGGAGCCCGTCGTGCTCCCGGCGCGGTTCCCGAACCTTCTGGTGAACGGCTCCGTCGGCATCGCGGTCGGCATGGCGACCAACATCCCGCCGCACAACCTCCGCGAGGTCTCCAGCGGTGCCCTGTGGGCGCTCGAGAACCCGGATGCCACCCGCGAAGAGCTCCTCGAGGCGCTCATGGAGCGCATCCCCGGGCCCGACTTCCCGACCCACGCGCAGATCCTCGGCACCAAGGGGATCAAGGATGCCTACCGCACGGGTCGCGGCTCGATCACGATGCGCGCCGTCGTCAATGTCGAGGAGATCCAAGGCCGGACCTGCCTCGTGATCACCGAGCTCCCGTACCAGGTGAACCCCGACAACGTCGCGGTCAAGATCAGCGACCTCGCCCGTGAGGGCAAGATCACGGGCATCGCCGACATCCGCGACGAGTCGTCCGGACGAACGGGTCAGCGACTCGTCATCGTCCTGAAGCGGGATGCCGTCGCCAAGGTCGTGCTCAACAACCTGTACAAGCACACTCAGCTGCAGGAGAACTTCGGCGCGAACATGCTCGCGATCGTCGACGGCGTGCCGCGCACGCTGCCTCTCGACGGCTTCATCTCGTATTGGATCGACCACCAGATCGAGGTGATCGTCCGCCGCACGCGCTTCCGCCTCCGCAAGGCCGAGGAGCGCATGCACATCCTGCGCGGCTACCTCAAGGCGCTCGATGCGCTCGACGAGGTCATCGCGCTGATCCGTCGGTCGCCCACCGTCGACGACGCCCGCGACGGGCTGAAGTCGCTCCTCGACATCGACGACATCCAGGCCGATGCCATCCTCACGATGCAGCTCCGTCGCCTCGCGGCTCTCGAACGCCAGAAGATCATCGACGAGGCGAACGAGCTCGAGCTTCAGATCGCCGACTTCCAGGCGATCCTGGCCGACCCCATCCGCCAGCGCACCATCATCCGCGACGAGCTGACGGGCATCGTCGACAAGTTCGGCGATGATCGGCGTACGCAGATCCTGCCGGGCTTCGACGGCGACATGTCGATCGAAGACCTCATCCCCGAAGAGGAGATGGTCGTCACCGTCACCCGCGACGGATACATCAAGCGCACGCGCAGCGACAACTACCGGCAGCAGCATCGCGGCGGCAAGGGTGTCAAGGGCGCGCAGCTGCGGGCCGACGACGTGGTCGAGCACTTCTTCGTCACCACTACGCACCACTGGCTGCTCTTCTTCACGACCAAGGGGCGCGTGTATCGCGCCAAGACCTATGAGGTCCCCGAGGCCGGGCGCGATGCCAAGGGTCAGCACGTCGCCAACCTGCTCGCGCTGCAGCCGGGCGAGGAGATCGCGCAGATCCTCGACATCCGCGACTACAAGGTGGCGACGTACCTGGTGCTCGCCACTCGCAACGGTCTCGTGAAGAAGACGCGACTCGAGGAGTACGACACGAACCGCCAGGGCGGGATCATCGCGATCAAGCTGCGCGGCGACGCCGCCGACGATTCGCCCGACGGCGACGCCGGCGAGGGATCCGACGAGCTCGTCAGCGCGCTCATGGTCGACGAGGGCGACGACATCCTTCTGATCAGCCGCCGCGGCATGTCGCTCCGCTTCTCGGCGACCGACGGCGCGCTGCGGCCCATGGGCCGGTCGACCTCGGGCGTGAAGGGCATGGACTTCCGTGAGGGCGACAGCCTGCTGTCGGCATCCGTCGCTCAGGACGACGAGTACGTGTTCGTCGTCACCGAGGGCGGGTACGCGAAGCGCACCGCCGTCGACCAGTACCGGGTGCAGAACCGTGGCGGACTGGGCATCAAGGTGGCCAAGCTGAACGAGGATCGGGGTGTACTCGCGGGCGGTCTGATCGTCTCCGAGGACGACGAGGTCCTTGTGGTTCTTGCCAGCGGCAAGGTGGTACGCTCTGCCGTGGCCGAGGTCCCAGCCAAGGGCCGCGACACCATGGGTGTCGTGTTCGCCCGGGCCGCCGACGAGGATCGCATCATCGCGATCGCGCGGAACGGAGAGCGGGGCCTGGCCGAGAACGCAGAGGCCGCCGACGAGGAGTCCGGCACCCCCGAGGCCTCGCCCGAGACCCCCGAAGAGAGTACTGACGCATGA
- a CDS encoding DUF3566 domain-containing protein yields MSTVADKLAKKSSHKTSAKQVRLRLVYVDFWSAVKLSFLAAIALAVVTVVSFVLVFLVVQTTGLIARADDFFGNFTDGTILLSQFVSLPQVLAFSAIVAILNLVVVTVLGAVLAGIYNLAVKVTGGLLVGFTSN; encoded by the coding sequence ATGAGCACGGTAGCCGACAAGCTGGCCAAGAAGTCCAGTCACAAGACGAGCGCGAAGCAGGTCCGCCTGCGTCTGGTCTACGTCGACTTCTGGTCGGCCGTGAAGCTCTCGTTCCTCGCCGCGATCGCGCTGGCGGTCGTCACGGTGGTGTCGTTCGTCCTGGTCTTCCTCGTGGTGCAGACCACGGGTCTGATCGCACGCGCCGACGACTTCTTCGGCAACTTCACCGACGGCACGATCCTGCTGTCGCAGTTCGTGAGCCTGCCGCAGGTGCTCGCCTTCTCGGCGATCGTCGCGATCCTCAACCTCGTGGTCGTCACCGTCCTCGGCGCCGTCCTCGCGGGCATCTACAACCTCGCGGTGAAGGTGACCGGCGGACTGCTCGTCGGCTTCACCTCCAACTGA
- a CDS encoding VIT1/CCC1 transporter family protein, which translates to MHASTHPGEPHGARLGQRLNWLRAGVLGANDGIVSVAALVVGVAGATTATAALFTAGIAGLVGGAVSMALGEYVSVSSQRDSERALIAKESRELSEMPEEELDELTQLYRARGLSDATARRVAEELTAHDALSAHLEVELHIDQDDLVNPWHAALSSAIAFTLGALLPLIAILLPPPEWRVPVTFVAVLAALAITGTVSAYLGGASKVRAAARLMIGGALALTATWLIGTLLGTTVV; encoded by the coding sequence ATGCACGCGAGCACACACCCCGGGGAACCGCACGGCGCCCGCCTCGGCCAGCGACTCAACTGGCTCAGGGCCGGGGTGCTGGGAGCGAACGACGGCATCGTCTCGGTCGCCGCACTCGTGGTCGGCGTAGCCGGAGCCACCACCGCCACCGCGGCCCTGTTCACCGCGGGCATCGCCGGCCTCGTCGGCGGCGCCGTCTCGATGGCGCTCGGGGAGTACGTGTCGGTCAGCAGCCAGCGCGACAGCGAGCGCGCGCTCATCGCGAAGGAGTCGCGGGAGCTCAGCGAGATGCCCGAGGAGGAGCTCGACGAGCTGACGCAGCTCTACCGGGCACGTGGCCTGTCCGACGCGACCGCGCGCCGCGTCGCGGAGGAGCTCACCGCCCACGATGCGCTGTCGGCTCACCTCGAGGTCGAGCTGCACATCGATCAGGACGACCTGGTGAACCCCTGGCATGCCGCCCTGTCGTCGGCGATCGCCTTCACGCTCGGCGCACTGCTGCCGCTGATCGCGATCCTTCTTCCGCCGCCGGAGTGGCGGGTGCCCGTCACCTTCGTCGCGGTGCTCGCCGCACTCGCGATAACCGGCACCGTCTCCGCGTATCTCGGCGGAGCCTCGAAGGTCCGAGCGGCCGCAAGACTCATGATCGGCGGCGCGCTCGCGCTGACCGCCACCTGGCTCATCGGCACCCTGCTGGGCACCACCGTGGTGTGA
- a CDS encoding NUDIX hydrolase, producing MDLRVAAYAVVIDADDRILLAHWNEGRRAAWTMPGGGLEPGEEPERAARREVREETGFKVAIDGLLGIHSRVIPPGRRLTPGVTDPLHTLRIVYRAHVVGGKLRNEIGGSTDRAQWFALAEVPKLQRVKLVDIALEMAQAP from the coding sequence ATGGATCTGCGCGTCGCGGCATACGCCGTCGTCATCGACGCCGACGACCGAATCCTCCTCGCCCACTGGAACGAGGGCCGTCGTGCGGCCTGGACGATGCCCGGCGGAGGGCTCGAACCCGGTGAGGAGCCGGAACGTGCCGCCCGCCGCGAGGTTCGCGAGGAGACCGGCTTCAAGGTGGCGATCGACGGGCTGCTCGGCATCCACTCGCGCGTCATCCCGCCCGGCCGGCGCCTCACGCCCGGAGTGACCGATCCGCTGCACACGCTGCGAATCGTCTACCGAGCGCACGTCGTCGGGGGGAAGCTCCGCAACGAGATCGGCGGCTCCACCGACCGGGCGCAGTGGTTCGCACTCGCCGAGGTGCCGAAGCTGCAGCGGGTCAAACTCGTCGACATCGCCCTCGAGATGGCGCAGGCTCCGTAG
- a CDS encoding aminoacyl-tRNA deacylase produces MPDPLDRVKDAASARDLDIEVRERPVANSLAEAAEILGIPAAGIVKTLVVKRSDDTFLFALVPGDRAISWPKLRAVVGVNKLQLPDQQRALDATGYERGTIVPIGSSHDWPVYADEQIVGRRIAMGAGAHGYSLFVEADDFIAAYGATVADISQPAG; encoded by the coding sequence ATGCCTGATCCCCTCGATCGGGTGAAGGATGCGGCATCCGCTCGCGATCTCGACATCGAGGTTCGCGAGCGGCCCGTCGCGAACAGTCTCGCCGAGGCGGCCGAGATCCTCGGGATCCCGGCCGCGGGGATCGTCAAGACGCTGGTCGTCAAGCGCAGTGACGACACGTTCCTGTTCGCACTTGTGCCGGGTGACCGGGCGATCTCCTGGCCGAAGCTTCGTGCGGTCGTCGGCGTGAACAAGCTCCAGCTGCCCGATCAGCAGCGCGCGCTCGACGCGACCGGATACGAACGGGGGACGATCGTGCCGATCGGCAGCTCCCACGATTGGCCGGTCTACGCCGACGAGCAGATCGTCGGCCGGCGCATCGCGATGGGGGCGGGTGCTCACGGCTACAGCCTGTTCGTCGAAGCCGACGACTTCATCGCCGCCTACGGCGCGACCGTCGCCGACATCTCGCAGCCCGCGGGGTAG
- a CDS encoding DNA helicase: MSLSRKRKKELRKLQTQANSLWETQQVLVGEAASVAREAGRQLGHLHREEVKPRVAAGYEAYAAPYVDRGLKVSKKVVNDTVIPAAGAVVGSALSVWDAANDTRSRLASGRGLNLPASWAKSAPVPVKRGIGAGGVIAIILGVAAALGVLYAAWQTLRADDELWVADDPLRAPDA; encoded by the coding sequence GTGAGCCTCAGCCGCAAGCGCAAGAAGGAACTCCGCAAGCTCCAGACCCAGGCGAACAGCCTCTGGGAGACGCAGCAGGTGCTCGTGGGTGAAGCCGCGAGCGTGGCTCGCGAGGCGGGGCGACAGCTCGGCCACCTCCACCGCGAAGAGGTCAAGCCTCGTGTGGCCGCCGGGTACGAGGCGTACGCCGCGCCATACGTCGATCGCGGACTCAAGGTCTCCAAGAAGGTCGTCAACGACACGGTGATCCCCGCCGCGGGAGCCGTCGTCGGTTCCGCGCTGTCGGTGTGGGATGCCGCGAACGACACGCGCTCGCGTCTCGCCTCCGGGCGGGGGCTCAACCTGCCGGCCAGCTGGGCGAAGTCCGCACCGGTCCCCGTCAAGCGAGGCATCGGCGCCGGCGGCGTCATCGCGATCATCCTCGGCGTCGCCGCGGCGCTCGGCGTGCTGTATGCGGCATGGCAGACCCTGCGCGCCGACGATGAGCTGTGGGTGGCCGACGACCCGCTCCGCGCACCGGATGCCTGA
- a CDS encoding peptidylprolyl isomerase: MPIPTAVATFHTNYGDIVVNLFGDHAPTTVKNFVGLADGTGSWTDPATGKPGEGPLYKDVVFHRIISGFMIQGGDPLGQGVGGPGYTFNDEISPELTFTEPYKLAMANAGLRRNAITGQAEGTNGSQFFITVPGQGGRGPEWLQGKHTIFGEVADDASKAVVDTISDVPTAAGDRPIEPVVLQSIDIVAA, encoded by the coding sequence ATGCCGATTCCCACCGCTGTCGCCACTTTCCACACCAACTACGGCGACATCGTCGTCAACCTCTTCGGTGACCACGCACCGACCACGGTCAAGAACTTCGTCGGCCTCGCCGACGGCACGGGTTCGTGGACCGACCCCGCCACGGGCAAGCCCGGTGAGGGCCCGCTCTACAAGGATGTGGTGTTCCACCGCATCATCTCCGGCTTCATGATCCAGGGCGGCGACCCGCTCGGTCAGGGCGTCGGCGGACCGGGCTACACGTTCAACGACGAGATCAGCCCCGAGCTCACCTTCACCGAGCCGTACAAGCTCGCGATGGCCAACGCCGGTCTGCGTCGCAACGCCATCACCGGTCAGGCCGAGGGCACCAACGGCTCGCAGTTCTTCATCACCGTCCCCGGCCAGGGCGGTCGCGGCCCCGAGTGGCTGCAGGGCAAGCACACGATCTTCGGCGAAGTCGCCGATGACGCCTCGAAGGCCGTCGTCGACACGATCAGCGACGTGCCGACGGCTGCGGGCGATCGGCCGATCGAGCCCGTCGTCCTGCAGTCGATCGACATCGTCGCGGCCTAG
- a CDS encoding rhomboid family intramembrane serine protease encodes MTTDDFRRNSDNFCYRHPDRQSFVLCQRCLRTICPECQTPAAVGVICPECMRDQQKSVSPAQRKAERRWSRPRAVTVADSRPIVTYAIIGVTLFFFLLQLIPGFGSTVTDALLLWAPYLYPGLTGTFEPWRLFTVLLVHDASSILHVGLNMLALWMIGRSLEPLLGRWRFITLYLLSGLGGSVAVALLGFSTPVVGASGAIYGLFGALLIVGRHIGANITGIAVILGINLVITFLPLVFGGAVRVSWQAHLGGLLVGLLVAFIYTRTRSARQRTLQIWLLAAVTAGLIGLLFVPALFPALVFG; translated from the coding sequence GTGACCACCGACGACTTCCGTCGCAACAGCGACAACTTCTGCTACCGGCATCCCGACCGGCAGAGCTTCGTGCTCTGCCAGCGGTGCCTGCGCACCATCTGCCCCGAGTGCCAGACCCCCGCCGCCGTCGGCGTGATCTGCCCCGAGTGCATGCGCGACCAGCAGAAGAGCGTGTCTCCCGCCCAGCGGAAGGCCGAGCGTCGGTGGTCACGTCCGCGCGCCGTGACGGTCGCGGACTCCCGCCCGATCGTCACGTACGCCATCATCGGCGTGACCCTGTTCTTCTTTCTCCTGCAGCTGATCCCCGGATTCGGCTCCACTGTCACCGACGCGCTCCTGTTGTGGGCGCCGTACCTGTACCCGGGACTGACGGGGACGTTCGAGCCCTGGCGCCTGTTCACCGTCCTCCTGGTGCACGACGCATCCAGCATCTTGCATGTGGGACTGAACATGCTCGCACTCTGGATGATCGGGCGCAGCCTCGAGCCCCTGCTCGGTCGTTGGCGGTTCATCACGCTCTACCTGCTGAGCGGGCTGGGCGGGTCGGTCGCCGTCGCACTCCTCGGTTTCAGCACGCCGGTGGTCGGGGCATCCGGTGCCATCTACGGTCTGTTCGGCGCGCTGCTGATCGTCGGCCGCCACATCGGCGCCAACATCACGGGCATCGCGGTGATCCTCGGCATCAACCTCGTCATCACCTTCCTGCCGCTCGTGTTCGGCGGTGCGGTGCGCGTCTCGTGGCAGGCCCACCTCGGCGGGCTCCTCGTCGGGCTCCTCGTCGCGTTCATCTACACGCGGACGCGATCCGCGCGGCAGCGGACGCTGCAGATCTGGTTGCTCGCGGCGGTCACGGCGGGCCTCATCGGACTCCTGTTCGTGCCCGCGCTCTTTCCCGCGCTGGTGTTCGGCTGA